Within the Halorhabdus rudnickae genome, the region TCGGGCCATATATGGCCTGCTAAGTGGCAGGAGGTGTTAGTGTTTTCGTCGACCGCCAATAGCCCGCAATACCCGGGAGGTCGATGAAGGGCTACAAAAATTGACTGTCGTCCGTCGGATCTTCACCATAGACGGTACGCGAGACATACTGCTCAGAACTCATTCGATAAACGATCACGGATTCCCCTGCTTCTAGCATCGAATCAAGTTCTTGCTTGATCTCTTCGAGATCGCCCTCTGTGATTTCACCCTCGAAAACCGAATTCTGAACGTGAGTCAAATATCGGCGCAGGAAATTCAAGAAGAGTCGAGTTCGATCGGCCTCAACGTCGTAGACGGCGACGACGTACACCACGTTACCACCACCGTTCGAATGACTCGTATGATTCGCCGGTCAGCAGGTGCTTCTTGAGTTTGTATGCCTCCACCCGGAGGAGGTACTGGTAGCTTACCTTTCGGTTAAGTCTGGGATGTTCGATCGTCCGATCGAGTGTCTGTTCGAACTCCTTCGAGAACGTCTCTCGTCCACTTTCGGTAAGTAGGCATGCATTCATTTCCGAATCAAAGTCGTCTTCGGACAGTTGTCCCCGATTCACGAGACGAAACACCACGCGATCGGTCAACACTGGCTTGAACAGGTCCGCGAGGTCCAACGCCAGCGAATACCGTCGCTCGCCGGGTTCGTGGAGATAACTGATCGTCGGGTCGAGTGCCGTGGCCCGGATCGCTGAGACGATGTTCGCGTAGACTAGACTGTTCCCGAACGAGATCAGACTGTTCACCTTGTTGTTCGGTGGATTGTATTTGCGGCCCCCGAAAACGAAGCCATCCGGTAGGATCTGATCAAAGATCGCGTAGTAGGCCCGTCGAGCACTCGCTTCAACGCCCATGGCTTCCTCGACGGACTCGGCGGACTGGATCTCCTCACGACGCCGATCGAGTGCATCGAGTGTCGGGCCGAGGTCGTAGTCCCGATTGTCGTAATAGGTCACGTTCGCCCGCATATTATGAATGCTCCCAGCGACGATTTCGCGGGCGATCTTCCCCCGGTGGACTTCGTCGTCGTAGGCCCGGACCTGTTTGACGACCGTCTGGCCCGACGTTTGACCACGCTCGGGCATGATCGACCCCGCATAGTAGTCGTTCCAGCCAAAGACGTGCATCGCCACGCCGTGATCGTCGAGAAACGAGATCACTCGGGTGTTGAAGTCGATCTGTCCGTGAAGGAACAGCGCTTCGGCGTTCTCGATCGGGAGATACTTTTTCTCGTCGCCCTCGGTGACGAGCCGTACAGTATCGTTGTGTCGCTCGACCCGTCCGTCCGAGAAGATGTGGTAGTTGTCGTTCATGGGTCAACAGCTCCAGCAGAAGTCGTGGTACGCACACGACTCGCAGTACGGTTTTTCTTTCGCGGGCGGTGGCGTATCGCTTCGGATGACCTCGTAGATCCCGCGGATAGCGTCTTCGACCTGCTGTACAGTTTCATCCGTCAACTCGACTGATTCACGGTTCCGTTCGGTTGGATGGGCCAGCACCCCCTCTTTTTCGACACCGACGACGCGATCGAGATACCAGAGGTAGCGCGCACCACGCGGTGTGTGATGACGAATTCGGCGAGTAAACGAAGGCCACGTTCTATATGCACTTGAAAGCGGATCGACCCTACCACATCAACCACGTTTTCGCACCCGAACGGTGGATTGCATCAGAGAGTGCGGTTACTGCCGGTCGGTACGACGACTGGACGACGCGAGCGATCACGTGCCGCTACTGGTGACACTTTGGGACAACTCGCTCATTGAACGCCGAACACTGGATGATAGGACTCACCGCGGGCGTCCACCAGCAGGTACCGCGAATTACCGACCGTGACCTCGCCCGTCCACGTGTCCGGGTCAGTGCTAACTTGTGCCCCCGGATGTCTCCCGATGTCGCCAGCGTCCAGATCGCCGTCGAGCAGCTCGGTCCGCTCCTCGTCAGTGAGGCAGGCGACAATATCCTCATAGTCCTCGATCTCCTCAATCATGTGTTCGCCCTCCAGTTCGGACATCGACGCCGAGGAGATGGCATCCGCCAGTCGCTCGTCGCCGGGGTCCAGTTCCCCGTCGAACAGTGACTCGTAGAACTCACTCACAGTGGCAGAGACCATCGTCGACTCGCCGATACACCCGTCCTCGACGTGTCGCCGCAAGACGTGTCCGGTTTCGTGGAGGAGTGGAAGAGCATCGCCGCCGTCGCCACCGTGAATCACCAGCGAAGGAATGGCGCTTCCGTCCTCGGGTCTGGCGAGGCGCCAGACGACCACGTCGCCGGTCTCACCGCCGAACGAGCGGTTGCATCGCCCTCCTGACTGGACGATATTCGGAATGGGAGCATAGTCTCGGAACACGGTGTCGAAACTCACGTCGACGCCGGCCTCGACAACGCTCGTTGAGATGAGGACGACCGACACATCGCCGTCGAGGAGCGGCGCGGGATCGTCCTCGTCGCCCACCTCGTCGTCGTAGAGGGTGTCGATAAGCAGCTTGCGGTCGTCAGGACGGATATCGCCGGATAGGAACGCGTAGACGGTCTCGGCATCTTGCCTGCCCACGGCGTCGAGTGCAAGTCGCCGGTGTGCGATGGGGCTCGGCAACTCGCCGGTTTCGTCGATATGGTCATGGATGAGGCGACCGAGTTCGACCGGCTCGCTCGCTTTCATATCCTCCATCGGCGTGACGGATTGGTAGAGTTCTTCGGCACTTGCCCGTGTGTTACAAATGGCGAGCACGTCTTGTCCGTCTCCTGCTGCCTCGGATATTCGATTGCCAGCGGTGGGATAGTCAAGCGTCGCGAACTCGTCACCCTGGTCCGTTCGGACGGTGTCGTGCAGTCGGTAGGTGACCCGGGGGTGCTCAGCGAGAAAGTCCGTGTACTGGTCGGTATCGTCGGTGAGTTCACGCGTGGTCAGCTCGTCCGATCCGTACTTGACGAGGCCGGGCTGTGTCGCCGTCATCAGGATAACGGTAGCGTCGTAGGTGTCGACGAGTAACTCGACGAGCACGGGGACGATCTGCCACCAGTCTTCGGGGATGGCCTGTGGCTCGTCGATCACGACAACGGACCCGCGGAGGGACGGTACACGGGTTGCTTGCCGTGCCGTCGGAGCCGTGAGCGACTCGAAGAGCTGGACGGTAGTGGTAAGGGTGACTCCACTCAGCCACGACTCCGCGTGCAGGGCACCCGGCGAGCGGCCGATGTCGCCGTCCGTGTAATGGTCACCGAGTCCGGTGTAGGTGTTCGAAAGGTGGTGGTGGAGGGTGAACGCCTTGCTGTAGGGACTGACGCCGAAGACGGATTGGATCTCGCTCGCGGTCTGGTCGAGGATACTCGTATACGGGAGGACGTACACCAGCCTGCTGTCGTTGATGTTGGCCGCCCGAAGACCTGCGGAGAGGCCGGCGTACGTCTTACCGAACCCGGTTGGGAGCGTGATCAGTCCCACGTCGTCGGATGCCAGGAGCGCCTCAACGTTTTCCGTCGAGGTCTGTCGTGCCTGATCTCGGAGATCGTTGAGGTCCGCCAGTATACCCTCTCCCTCGTCAAGGTCGTCGACGTGCTGGTTGAGGGCTTCTCGGTTGGGAAGCGTTCCACCAATGTCGGCGTCTTCGAGACCGCTCGCAGCGGTCTGATCGGCGAACTTGAGTCCCGCCCAGAGTCCAACCACGTCCCCGTAGTAGCCAACTCCGGCGTCTCCGGCGCCCATTCGGGCGAAGTACAGCAGATGATCGTGGGCGTCATCGACTGGCTTAGTGCGGGTCTTGTGCCACTCCATGAAGTCCTCCCACGACCCATCACCGTCGGTCGCCGCGTGGATGATTCGGTCTGCCCGCTCCGGCACCTTGTTGCCAATATCGCCGAACTGCTCGTTGACGCGCTCGTATGTCCCCTGTACTACATCATTATCTCGACCGTAGTTCTCCGCCAGCATGGAGGGTTCCGGTGGCGATCGCGTGTTGTGGTGGCCCGTGACAACGAGTGTGGCCACTTCGGCCGCGTAATCGCCGACCTCGTCGCGACATTCCAGCAGGCAGTACAAGGTGACGAGGGCGCTCGGGAAGGCATGATATCGATACTCGTCCGAGTGCTGGGAGGGCTCACCGCGGAGATGCTTCTGCGCCCAACTAGTCAACTTGGCGAAGTCGTGAGTCAGACCGACTACTTCCGCAACCGACTCCGCTGGCGTCCCGTCGGCTAGTGTCTGCCCGCGGCAGGCCTCCACCATTCTGTCGGCTACCGTCTGGAGATGCCCATCGTCGTCGAACTGGCCATTGTCGCCAATGAGGAGCGTCGCCTCGCAGTCGTCGCTTTTGGCCGGGTGCGAGATGTACTGCTTGAAGATCATGGTACGCGTGTTAGTAAAGGATTACTTCGTGGTCGCCAACCGCGTACGTCCGCGTGGCGTCCATCGGAAGCCGATCGTCGCCAGCCGCGTACGTAATGTTTCCATACGTGGTCGTCCGCCGGCCGTCGTCGGTCGCTTCCATGTACAGTGGGGCCCGCTCGCGCTTGATGCTGACACCGGGTTTAGGAATGACCGCGGAGTCGTCGTACGCAGCCGAGTCGACGGCGTCTGTGGTGGCGGATTCGACCG harbors:
- a CDS encoding DEAD/DEAH box helicase: MIFKQYISHPAKSDDCEATLLIGDNGQFDDDGHLQTVADRMVEACRGQTLADGTPAESVAEVVGLTHDFAKLTSWAQKHLRGEPSQHSDEYRYHAFPSALVTLYCLLECRDEVGDYAAEVATLVVTGHHNTRSPPEPSMLAENYGRDNDVVQGTYERVNEQFGDIGNKVPERADRIIHAATDGDGSWEDFMEWHKTRTKPVDDAHDHLLYFARMGAGDAGVGYYGDVVGLWAGLKFADQTAASGLEDADIGGTLPNREALNQHVDDLDEGEGILADLNDLRDQARQTSTENVEALLASDDVGLITLPTGFGKTYAGLSAGLRAANINDSRLVYVLPYTSILDQTASEIQSVFGVSPYSKAFTLHHHLSNTYTGLGDHYTDGDIGRSPGALHAESWLSGVTLTTTVQLFESLTAPTARQATRVPSLRGSVVVIDEPQAIPEDWWQIVPVLVELLVDTYDATVILMTATQPGLVKYGSDELTTRELTDDTDQYTDFLAEHPRVTYRLHDTVRTDQGDEFATLDYPTAGNRISEAAGDGQDVLAICNTRASAEELYQSVTPMEDMKASEPVELGRLIHDHIDETGELPSPIAHRRLALDAVGRQDAETVYAFLSGDIRPDDRKLLIDTLYDDEVGDEDDPAPLLDGDVSVVLISTSVVEAGVDVSFDTVFRDYAPIPNIVQSGGRCNRSFGGETGDVVVWRLARPEDGSAIPSLVIHGGDGGDALPLLHETGHVLRRHVEDGCIGESTMVSATVSEFYESLFDGELDPGDERLADAISSASMSELEGEHMIEEIEDYEDIVACLTDEERTELLDGDLDAGDIGRHPGAQVSTDPDTWTGEVTVGNSRYLLVDARGESYHPVFGVQ
- the cas1b gene encoding type I-B CRISPR-associated endonuclease Cas1b, with amino-acid sequence MNDNYHIFSDGRVERHNDTVRLVTEGDEKKYLPIENAEALFLHGQIDFNTRVISFLDDHGVAMHVFGWNDYYAGSIMPERGQTSGQTVVKQVRAYDDEVHRGKIAREIVAGSIHNMRANVTYYDNRDYDLGPTLDALDRRREEIQSAESVEEAMGVEASARRAYYAIFDQILPDGFVFGGRKYNPPNNKVNSLISFGNSLVYANIVSAIRATALDPTISYLHEPGERRYSLALDLADLFKPVLTDRVVFRLVNRGQLSEDDFDSEMNACLLTESGRETFSKEFEQTLDRTIEHPRLNRKVSYQYLLRVEAYKLKKHLLTGESYESFERWW
- the cas2 gene encoding CRISPR-associated endonuclease Cas2; its protein translation is MVYVVAVYDVEADRTRLFLNFLRRYLTHVQNSVFEGEITEGDLEEIKQELDSMLEAGESVIVYRMSSEQYVSRTVYGEDPTDDSQFL